The Pleurodeles waltl isolate 20211129_DDA chromosome 7, aPleWal1.hap1.20221129, whole genome shotgun sequence genome includes a region encoding these proteins:
- the LOC138304180 gene encoding claudin-4-like, which produces MGSGGIQIVGVALAIFGLIGAIVCCALPRWKETSFSGNSIITAQTQWQGIWMDCAAQSTGQMQCKTYDSMLQLPKDLQAARALNVISIVISVFGIMVALMGAEFTTCVENEDTKPKIALTAGIFIVIAGLLLIVPVSWSAHNTIRNFYDPNNPIKMELGTCVYIGWASSVLLLIAGGLLCFCRPRSEGPGYSAQYYAKNAPTAPANKNYV; this is translated from the coding sequence ATGGGATCTGGAGGGATCCAAATTGTGGGTGTGGCCCTTGCCATCTTTGGCCTAATCGGTGCTATAGTTTGCTGCGCTTTGCCACGCTGGAAAGAGACCTCCTTTAGTGGCAACAGCATCATCACGGCGCAGACCCAGTGGCAGGGCATCTGGATGGACTGTGCAGCGCAAAGTACTGGCCAGATGCAATGCAAGACCTATGACTCCATGCTGCAGCTCCCAAAAGACCTGCAGGCGGCACGTGCCCTCAATGTCATCAGCATTGTCATCTCCGTCTTTGGCATTATGGTGGCCCTAATGGGCGCTGAATTTACAACCTGTGTAGAGAACGAGGACACCAAACCCAAGATTGCCCTGACTGCTGGCATCTTCATTGTTATTGCAGGCCTGCTACTTATCGTGCCTGTCAGTTGGTCTGCCCACAATACCATCCGCAACTTCTACGACCCCAACAATCCAATAAAGATGGAGCTTGGTACCTGTGTCTACATCGGCTGGGCCTCCTCAGTCCTGCTGCTCATCGCTGGTGGCCTGCTCTGCTTCTGCCGCCCTCGTAGTGAAGGCCCTGGCTACTCCGCACAGTACTATGCTAAGAATGCTCCCACTGCTCCTGCCAACAAGAACTATGTGTAG